From a region of the Verrucomicrobiota bacterium genome:
- a CDS encoding restriction endonuclease, whose product MKVAGEFSFNNGSTFVTKHYQALLDEVYEVIARVDSAIHKTKRSKEKTMRRRMLFSPRALNASFKREFSTFDEWSQCKVRCDYPTEFYKPGYKAEPLSKGAFREMDFVKGGLGVEVQFGKYAFMVYNVCAKMTIFHKLGHIKAGIEIVPIKRFADQMSTGVSYFEQFVWDLQHRGVADIDIPVLIIGIDA is encoded by the coding sequence GTGAAAGTCGCGGGCGAGTTTTCCTTCAACAACGGTTCAACCTTTGTCACCAAGCACTATCAGGCTTTGCTTGATGAAGTTTATGAGGTCATTGCGCGGGTCGACAGCGCCATCCACAAAACGAAGCGAAGCAAAGAGAAGACGATGCGGCGGCGAATGCTTTTCAGCCCCAGAGCGCTCAATGCATCTTTCAAGCGGGAGTTTTCCACCTTTGATGAATGGTCACAGTGCAAGGTTCGTTGTGACTATCCGACCGAGTTTTACAAGCCGGGATACAAAGCCGAACCACTATCCAAAGGAGCGTTTCGCGAAATGGATTTTGTGAAGGGCGGGCTGGGCGTTGAAGTGCAGTTCGGCAAGTATGCGTTCATGGTTTACAACGTCTGCGCCAAGATGACGATCTTTCACAAACTCGGCCACATCAAAGCCGGCATTGAGATTGTGCCGATCAAGCGGTTTGCCGACCAGATGTCCACCGGTGTCTCTTACTTTGAGCAGTTCGTTTGGGATTTGCAGCATCGCGGGGTTGCCGACATTGACATCCCCGTTCTCATCATCGGCATTGATGCTTAA
- a CDS encoding HupE/UreJ family protein has product MKRYFECASALRWLFLPLFVLLFPSLAHAHVGVGQTSGLLPGLAHPVTGLDHICAMIAVGLWAAQRGGRAIWLVPLTFISVMAVGGLLGVAAISIPFVEYGIIASVLVLGVLIAAAVRLPLVASVIVIGLFALFHGHAHGAEMPETASGFAYGLGFMSATACLHLCGVGVGLLAQRLGTARIIRYAGVAITACGVYFCLT; this is encoded by the coding sequence ATGAAAAGATATTTTGAGTGTGCGTCAGCATTGCGTTGGCTTTTTCTGCCCTTGTTTGTTCTGCTGTTTCCTTCTTTGGCTCATGCCCATGTCGGCGTGGGTCAGACCAGCGGCCTTCTCCCCGGGCTGGCTCATCCCGTTACCGGCCTTGACCACATCTGCGCAATGATTGCCGTCGGACTTTGGGCGGCACAGCGCGGTGGTCGTGCCATCTGGCTCGTGCCGCTCACGTTCATTTCCGTCATGGCGGTGGGCGGGCTGCTTGGCGTGGCGGCGATCTCGATTCCGTTTGTCGAGTACGGCATTATTGCGTCCGTGCTCGTGCTGGGTGTTCTCATCGCTGCTGCCGTTCGCCTTCCGCTGGTCGCGAGCGTTATTGTTATCGGGCTGTTCGCGCTGTTTCATGGCCATGCACATGGCGCCGAGATGCCGGAGACGGCGTCAGGATTCGCTTACGGACTGGGATTTATGAGTGCCACGGCCTGCCTTCATCTCTGCGGGGTTGGCGTCGGATTGCTTGCGCAGCGATTAGGCACTGCCCGGATCATTCGTTATGCCGGAGTCGCCATCACAGCTTGTGGCGTCTATTTTTGTTTGACCTGA